Proteins encoded in a region of the Magallana gigas chromosome 8, xbMagGiga1.1, whole genome shotgun sequence genome:
- the LOC105333556 gene encoding uncharacterized protein — translation MDLLTLIKKKSSPLKKLEIAIEENNIKELKEVLESGEVDPNTEIQKHGGNCAVHIAAHKGLFLCVETLLEYGADPDKTNHFNLTPLYIALRRNYAKCVEILLRVNRVLMSIDPVWMQMDNAQRVWNDAKDIMICVLVKATPNLMRCRSNTRSNLFFLCKNKSMYGSLRAMTIAGYKFSDEEKTHFMKSSVEGDKSFYEWLDNYQKRPQQLMHYCRLTIRHSFCGNCNVFYGVEQLKIPPLLKNYIKIQDINEIDE, via the coding sequence ATGGACCTGTTAACCTTGATCAAGAAGAAGTCATCGCCCCTTAAAAAGCTGGAAATTGCCATTGAAGAGAACAACATCAAGGAACTCAAAGAAGTGCTAGAAAGTGGTGAGGTGGATCCAAACACCGAAATACAGAAACACGGAGGGAACTGTGCTGTACACATTGCCGCGCATAAAGGCTTATTTCTCTGTGTAGAAACTTTGTTGGAGTATGGTGCAGACCCTGACAAAACCAACCATTTCAACCTAACACCCCTTTACATTGCACTCAGGAGAAACTATGCAAAATGTGTGGAGATTCTTTTACGAGTAAACCGAGTGCTTATGAGTATAGACCCGGTTTGGATGCAGATGGATAATGCTCAGAGAGTATGGAATGATGCTAAAGATATCATGATTTGTGTCTTGGTAAAAGCCACACCAAACTTAATGAGATGCAGGAGTAACACAAGGAGTAATTTATTCTTTCTGTGTAAAAACAAAAGTATGTACGGTAGCCTGCGTGCTATGACAATTGCTGGATATAAATTTAGTGATGAAGAAAAAACCCACTTTATGAAGTCATCTGTTGAAGGAGACAAGTCTTTTTATGAATGGTTAGACAATTATCAAAAACGGCCTCAACAATTAATGCATTACTGTAGATTAACAATACGCCATAGTTTTTGTGGCAATTGTAATGTGTTCTATGGTGTTGAGCAGTTAAAAATCCCTCCCCTTCTTAAGaactatattaaaatacaggatatcaatgaaattgatgaatga
- the LOC105333555 gene encoding protein FAM204A: MFSRVPPIPSALDEIASEEREQTGTENPDSNEMTGSSIPKKPKNIRSDLWDKFKALEKKTDDVTRRSTEKRIKHLKKTLMQKVQDEITNEEDKDILRQHDVKFGPPVNDNSCPPRKRKHHENNREKDEEPKNNNEWKNIKGFLNVNDHLKGTDPGKYAPKTSLELKIDKSITEGDFERAEKLSDYMSTREFGKKIADAIDAKKFSEQSEEKMESSKEKKKKKLAWGFEHKQRWETKSAM; this comes from the exons ATGTTCAGCCGTGTCCCACCAATTCCTTCTGCATTGGATGAAATTGCCTCAGAAGAACGTGAGCAAACAGGAACAGAAAACCCAGATTCAAACGAGATGACAGGCAGTTCTATCCCCAAGAAACCAAAAAATATCAGATCTGACCTATGGGAT aaattcaAGGCACTTGAGAAAAAGACAGATGACGTTACAAGAAGATCAACAGAGAAAAGAATAAAACATCTCAAAAAAACTTTGATGCAAAAAg TTCAAGATGAGATAACCAATGAAGAGGACAAAGACATATTGCGCCAACATGATGTGAAGTTTGGACCCCCTGTAAATGATAATAGCTGTCCTCCCAGAAAGAGAAAGCATCATGAAAATAACAG AGAGAAAGATGAAGAACCAAAGAACAACAATGAATGGAAGAACATTAAAGGATTTCTTAATGTGAATGATCATTTAAAGGGAACAGATCCTGGAAAGTATGCTCCCAAAACCTCACTGGAACTAAAGATAGATAAATCTATCACTGAGGGAGATTTTGAAAGAGCTGAAAAACTAAGTGATTATATGTCAACGAGAGAG TTTGGTAAAAAGATAGCAGATGCTATAGATGCTAAAAAGTTCAGTGAGCAGTCAGAG GAGAAAATGGAATCCAgtaaagaaaagaagaaaaagaagttaGCCTGGGG GTTTGAACATAAACAGAGATGGGAAACAAAATCGGCCATGTAA
- the LOC105333554 gene encoding tRNA (34-2'-O)-methyltransferase regulator WDR6 isoform X1 — protein sequence MIVKLTTSDPIMEQKNAIQGDFMTGPVTALQTVGDNIVLAGIGSYLHSFVISEQKSNSCLLVLPCRCIHGIREFTNETDVHTFAVFGEKCVTIVDYHSAAQSGKNGGPLDHSDYSITITTRAQMTEFEDWIWDAVFLKPKDSCHLALALGHNSVILWDWKHARLVEKVSCVESCILYCAKFINTQWDSLILAAGTVFNEILLWSPIGQRSQSGHVNVIKSLKGHQGVIFSVDFSHQKRMMCSASDDRSIRLWQFSFDNHSNLNETEIPLESWENSSCTCVHVLYGHSARVWDVRLLTCTLVSVGEDSTCCVWNYEGDVLQKFKGHRGKSIWSLSVDEKERYVVTGGGDTSVRLWYLSSRSERSNYITQSLQLQQTSSEKEDDYPRSVSLLSYNEIIIITNKGFLYLHDIEKERWLTLMNDPEYRSYTVMSVAPAQQSCVVLGNIHGKLRIFLAEGSQPVWKRKDWDIYDGKIMSIHWLSGTRLLTTGPEGGIKLWNFDADTLNLGLDEQYILPECKQRWVSAASVSHGSLICGDRGGTIHVYQLGSEFRNPSQSFPKIHGKTGVTNIICHKDNVYTSGRDGCYRVFSHDDGHMTLLNTHRVYKGFEWIDKLQIADDGADYHIFGFQSSEFVLWSVNRNQKLLQIPCGGGHRSWDCSVRGDHFRFVYQKTREVVVCDTRLEQNQLKLKNALHGREITCVKLLDANTEGCIVATGSEDTSVQISAIRYNEFGVKEMVCLENLSGHISSVRALSLCPSSKDSISKKSTLMFSAGGRAQLLVWRLTIQDSTSVVTENLCMHMIGQTQRKGKTRMWKLQQIKLNPETRFMDLSSVQLSSVWCDFPAHLHLLASACSDAFVRFYIFNEEKTELIPFLESSLHEHCVLKVCCLKRQCGSDSVIYILSAATDGCIAFWKVNKKDIHETVQKFSQPNLDNRIFETCSFVKCDIHESSANNFNLREDLLDKESVWGVLPSNHKQHILKSDDRNDSQCSDEGQVSNKEHDSGMSVTNMESNSSKENSIQRTKHVYFMKHHQSGVNGFDYIHLQDDDYLIASGGDDNALVVTSVRINSEGVKVITTGSCLCAHSTEITGVKFLSPSKLISVSIDQRLILWSVNITESRIQLQQMSCKFVCVADISNIDCQKLNNDLFTVVISGEGLATCQIHGMCIVVVN from the exons ATGATTGTGAAGCTTACAACAAGTGACCCGATCATGGAACAAAAGAATGCCATCCAGGGCGATTTTATGACTGGTCCTGTAACCGCTTTACAAACTGTCGGAGACAATATCGTGTTGGCAG GAATTGGAAGCTATCTTCATTCTTTTGTTATTTCGGAACAGAAGAGCAATAGCTGTCTGTTAGTTTTGCCATGTCGCTGTATTCATGGAATAAGag AATTTACTAATGAGACAGATGTTCATACTTTTGCTGTGTTTGGTGAAAAGTGTGTCACCATTGTGGACTACCATTCAGCAGCACAAAGCGGTAAAAATGGAGGTCCTCTGGATCATAGTGACTATTCAATCACCATAACAACAAGAGCACAAATGACCGAGTTTGAAGACTGGATTTGGGATGCtgtgtttttaaaacct AAAGATAGCTGTCATTTGGCCTTGGCTCTGGGACATAACTCTGTGATTTTATGGGACTGGAAGCATGCACGGCTGGTGGAGAAAGTCTCGTGTGTGGAGTCCTGTATACT ATACTGTGCCAAGTTTATTAACACACAATGGGACAGTCTAATTTTGGCTGCAGGAACTGTGTTCAATGAGATATTGCTATGGTCACCAATAGGTCAAAGGTCCCAGTCTGGTCATGTGAATGTGATAAAAAGTCTAAAGGGACACCAG GGTGTCATTTTTTCTGTGGACTTCTCTCACCAGAAGCGGATGATGTGCTCTGCCTCGGATGATCGCAGCATTCGACTTTGGCAGTTTTCATTTGATAACCATTCTAATCTTAATGAAACTGAAATTCCTCTGGAATCATGGGAGAACAGTAGCTGTACTTGTGTGCATGTGTTGTATGGACACTCAGCCCGGGTCTGGGACGTCAGACTACTGACCTGTACACTGGTCAGTGTGGGAGAG gATTCTACATGCTGTGTTTGGAATTATGAAGGAGATGTTCTACAAAAGTTCAAAGGTCATAGG GGAAAAAGTATTTGGAGTTTATCTGTGGATGAGAAGGAAAGATATGTG GTGACTGGTGGGGGAGACACCAGTGTACGCCTCTGGTACTTATCCTCAAGGTCAGAGAGGTCAAATTACATCACACAGTCTCTGCAGCTACAGCAGACTTCATCGGAGAAG gaAGATGACTACCCACGTTCAGTGAGTCTGCTGAGTTACAAtgaaatcatcatcatcaccaatAAAGG GTTTCTTTACCTGCATGacattgaaaaagaaagatgGCTGACATTAATGAATGATCCAGAATACAGGTCATATACAGTGATGTCTGTAGCTCCAGCACAGCAGAGCTGTGTAGTGCTGGGAAATATCCATGGAAAGCTCAGAATTTTCCTAGCAGAGG GTTCTCAGCCTGTTTGGAAAAGGAAGGACTGGGACATCTATGATGGGAAAATAATGAGCATCCATTGGTTGTCTGGTACCCGGCTCCTGACCACAGGGCCAGAGGGGGGCATT AAATTATGGAATTTTGATGCTGATACATTGAACTTAGGGCTTGATGAACAGTACATATTACCAGAATGTAAGCAGCGATGGGTGTCGGCAGCTTCTGTCAGTCACGGCTCATTGATTTGTGGAGACAGAGGTGGAACCATTCATGTATATCAACTAGGAAGTGAATTT AGGAACCCATCTCAAAGTTTTCCAAAAATTCATGGAAAGACTGGAGTGACGAACATTATCTGTCACAAAGATAATGTGTACACGAGTGGGAGGGACGGCTGCTACCGGGTGTTCAGTCACGATGACGGTCACATGACCCTCCTAAACACTCATCGGGTTTACAAAGGATTCGAGTGGATTGACAAGCTGCAAATAGCTGATGATGGAGCTGATTATCATATATTCGGATTTCAGTCt AGTGAGTTTGTGCTGTGGAGCGTGAACAGGAACCAGAAACTCCTTCAGATTCCATGTGGAGGTGGGCACAGGTCATGGGACTGCTCCGTCAGGGGAGATCACTTCAGATTCGTCTATCAGAAAACACGAGAAGTTGTGGTGTGTGACACCAGACTGGAGCAGAATCAGCTCAAGTTAAAG AATGCTCTCCATGGAAGGGAGATTACTTGTGTTAAATTACTGGATGCAAACACTG agGGATGCATTGTTGCTACAGGGAGTGAAGACACCAGTGTCCAGATATCAGCAATCAGAT ATAATGAATTTGGAGTGAAGGAAATGGTTTGCCTAGAAAATTTGAGTGGACACATCTCTAGTGTGCGGGCACTCAGTTTATGTCCGTCCTCCAAAGACTCAATCAGCAAGAAGTCTACACTGATGTTCTCTGCGGGCGGTCGCGCCCAGTTGTTGGTCTGGAGACTGACCATTCAAGACTCTACCTCCGTGGTAACAGAGAATCTATGCATGCATATGATTGGCCAAACACAAAGAAAGGGGAAGACCAGGATGTGGAAACTACAACAGATCAAACTGAACCCAGAAACCAGGTTCATGGACTTGAGCAGTGTTCAGCTTTCTAGTGTATGGTGTGACTTTCCAGCTCATTTGCACCTCCTGGCTTCTGCTTGCTCAGATGCCTTCGTTAG gttttatatttttaatgaggAAAAAACAGAGTTGATACCATTTCTGGAATCCTCCCTTCATGAACACTGTGTGTTAAAGGTCTGTTGTCTAAAGAGACAGTGCGGGTCAGATTCTGTAATATACATTCTATCAGCAGCAACTGACGGATGTATAGCTTTCTGGAAAGTAAACAAAAAGGATATACATGAAACTGTTCAAAAATTCTCACAACCAAATCTTGATAATAGGATATTTGAAACATGCTCTTTTGTGAAATGTGACATACATGAATCTTCAGCAAATAATTTCAATCTCAGGGAAGACTTACTGGATAAGGAGTCTGTGTGGGGTGTATTGCCCTCAAATCATAAACAACATATACTTAAAAGTGACGATAGAAATGACTCGCAGTGCAGTGATGAAGGCCAAGTCAGCAATAAAGAACACGATAGTGGAATGTCCGTAACCAATATGGAGTCCAATTCATCAAAGGAGAACAGTATCCAAAGAACAAAGCATGTGTATTTCATGAAACATCATCAGTCTGGTGTGAATGGGTTCGATTATATACATCTACAAG ATGATGATTACCTGATAGCTAGCGGTGGAGATGACAATGCCCTCGTAGTTACATCAGTCAGGATCAACAGTGAAGGCGTAAAGGTCATCACAACAGGCTCGTGTTTATGTGCTCATTCAACAGAAATTACAG GTGTGAAGTTCTTGTCGCCCTCCAAACTGATTTCGGTATCCATCGACCAAAGACTGATACTGTGGAGCGTTAACATTACAGAGAGTCGCATACAG ctACAGCAGATGAGCTGTAAATTTGTGTGTGTTGCTGATATATCAAACATAGACTGTCAGAAATTAAACAA tGACCTATTTACAGTTGTTATATCTGGAGAGGGCTTAGCAACCTGTCAAATTCATGGTATGTGTATCGTTgttgtaaattaa
- the LOC105333554 gene encoding tRNA (34-2'-O)-methyltransferase regulator WDR6 isoform X2, translating to MIVKLTTSDPIMEQKNAIQGDFMTGPVTALQTVGDNIVLAGIGSYLHSFVISEQKSNSCLLVLPCRCIHGIREFTNETDVHTFAVFGEKCVTIVDYHSAAQSGKNGGPLDHSDYSITITTRAQMTEFEDWIWDAVFLKPKDSCHLALALGHNSVILWDWKHARLVEKVSCVESCILYCAKFINTQWDSLILAAGTVFNEILLWSPIGQRSQSGHVNVIKSLKGHQGVIFSVDFSHQKRMMCSASDDRSIRLWQFSFDNHSNLNETEIPLESWENSSCTCVHVLYGHSARVWDVRLLTCTLVSVGEDSTCCVWNYEGDVLQKFKGHRGKSIWSLSVDEKERYVVTGGGDTSVRLWYLSSRSERSNYITQSLQLQQTSSEKEDDYPRSVSLLSYNEIIIITNKGFLYLHDIEKERWLTLMNDPEYRSYTVMSVAPAQQSCVVLGNIHGKLRIFLAEGSQPVWKRKDWDIYDGKIMSIHWLSGTRLLTTGPEGGIKLWNFDADTLNLGLDEQYILPECKQRWVSAASVSHGSLICGDRGGTIHVYQLGSEFRNPSQSFPKIHGKTGVTNIICHKDNVYTSGRDGCYRVFSHDDGHMTLLNTHRVYKGFEWIDKLQIADDGADYHIFGFQSSEFVLWSVNRNQKLLQIPCGGGHRSWDCSVRGDHFRFVYQKTREVVVCDTRLEQNQLKLKNALHGREITCVKLLDANTEGCIVATGSEDTSVQISAIRYNEFGVKEMVCLENLSGHISSVRALSLCPSSKDSISKKSTLMFSAGGRAQLLVWRLTIQDSTSVVTENLCMHMIGQTQRKGKTRMWKLQQIKLNPETRFMDLSSVQLSSVWCDFPAHLHLLASACSDAFVRFYIFNEEKTELIPFLESSLHEHCVLKVCCLKRQCGSDSVIYILSAATDGCIAFWKVNKKDIHETVQKFSQPNLDNRIFETCSFVKCDIHESSANNFNLREDLLDKESVWGVLPSNHKQHILKSDDRNDSQCSDEGQVSNKEHDSGMSVTNMESNSSKENSIQRTKHVYFMKHHQSGVNGFDYIHLQDDDYLIASGGDDNALVVTSVRINSEGVKVITTGSCLCAHSTEITGVKFLSPSKLISVSIDQRLILWSVNITESRIQLQQMSCKFVCVADISNIDCQKLNNDLFTVVISGEGLATCQIHGI from the exons ATGATTGTGAAGCTTACAACAAGTGACCCGATCATGGAACAAAAGAATGCCATCCAGGGCGATTTTATGACTGGTCCTGTAACCGCTTTACAAACTGTCGGAGACAATATCGTGTTGGCAG GAATTGGAAGCTATCTTCATTCTTTTGTTATTTCGGAACAGAAGAGCAATAGCTGTCTGTTAGTTTTGCCATGTCGCTGTATTCATGGAATAAGag AATTTACTAATGAGACAGATGTTCATACTTTTGCTGTGTTTGGTGAAAAGTGTGTCACCATTGTGGACTACCATTCAGCAGCACAAAGCGGTAAAAATGGAGGTCCTCTGGATCATAGTGACTATTCAATCACCATAACAACAAGAGCACAAATGACCGAGTTTGAAGACTGGATTTGGGATGCtgtgtttttaaaacct AAAGATAGCTGTCATTTGGCCTTGGCTCTGGGACATAACTCTGTGATTTTATGGGACTGGAAGCATGCACGGCTGGTGGAGAAAGTCTCGTGTGTGGAGTCCTGTATACT ATACTGTGCCAAGTTTATTAACACACAATGGGACAGTCTAATTTTGGCTGCAGGAACTGTGTTCAATGAGATATTGCTATGGTCACCAATAGGTCAAAGGTCCCAGTCTGGTCATGTGAATGTGATAAAAAGTCTAAAGGGACACCAG GGTGTCATTTTTTCTGTGGACTTCTCTCACCAGAAGCGGATGATGTGCTCTGCCTCGGATGATCGCAGCATTCGACTTTGGCAGTTTTCATTTGATAACCATTCTAATCTTAATGAAACTGAAATTCCTCTGGAATCATGGGAGAACAGTAGCTGTACTTGTGTGCATGTGTTGTATGGACACTCAGCCCGGGTCTGGGACGTCAGACTACTGACCTGTACACTGGTCAGTGTGGGAGAG gATTCTACATGCTGTGTTTGGAATTATGAAGGAGATGTTCTACAAAAGTTCAAAGGTCATAGG GGAAAAAGTATTTGGAGTTTATCTGTGGATGAGAAGGAAAGATATGTG GTGACTGGTGGGGGAGACACCAGTGTACGCCTCTGGTACTTATCCTCAAGGTCAGAGAGGTCAAATTACATCACACAGTCTCTGCAGCTACAGCAGACTTCATCGGAGAAG gaAGATGACTACCCACGTTCAGTGAGTCTGCTGAGTTACAAtgaaatcatcatcatcaccaatAAAGG GTTTCTTTACCTGCATGacattgaaaaagaaagatgGCTGACATTAATGAATGATCCAGAATACAGGTCATATACAGTGATGTCTGTAGCTCCAGCACAGCAGAGCTGTGTAGTGCTGGGAAATATCCATGGAAAGCTCAGAATTTTCCTAGCAGAGG GTTCTCAGCCTGTTTGGAAAAGGAAGGACTGGGACATCTATGATGGGAAAATAATGAGCATCCATTGGTTGTCTGGTACCCGGCTCCTGACCACAGGGCCAGAGGGGGGCATT AAATTATGGAATTTTGATGCTGATACATTGAACTTAGGGCTTGATGAACAGTACATATTACCAGAATGTAAGCAGCGATGGGTGTCGGCAGCTTCTGTCAGTCACGGCTCATTGATTTGTGGAGACAGAGGTGGAACCATTCATGTATATCAACTAGGAAGTGAATTT AGGAACCCATCTCAAAGTTTTCCAAAAATTCATGGAAAGACTGGAGTGACGAACATTATCTGTCACAAAGATAATGTGTACACGAGTGGGAGGGACGGCTGCTACCGGGTGTTCAGTCACGATGACGGTCACATGACCCTCCTAAACACTCATCGGGTTTACAAAGGATTCGAGTGGATTGACAAGCTGCAAATAGCTGATGATGGAGCTGATTATCATATATTCGGATTTCAGTCt AGTGAGTTTGTGCTGTGGAGCGTGAACAGGAACCAGAAACTCCTTCAGATTCCATGTGGAGGTGGGCACAGGTCATGGGACTGCTCCGTCAGGGGAGATCACTTCAGATTCGTCTATCAGAAAACACGAGAAGTTGTGGTGTGTGACACCAGACTGGAGCAGAATCAGCTCAAGTTAAAG AATGCTCTCCATGGAAGGGAGATTACTTGTGTTAAATTACTGGATGCAAACACTG agGGATGCATTGTTGCTACAGGGAGTGAAGACACCAGTGTCCAGATATCAGCAATCAGAT ATAATGAATTTGGAGTGAAGGAAATGGTTTGCCTAGAAAATTTGAGTGGACACATCTCTAGTGTGCGGGCACTCAGTTTATGTCCGTCCTCCAAAGACTCAATCAGCAAGAAGTCTACACTGATGTTCTCTGCGGGCGGTCGCGCCCAGTTGTTGGTCTGGAGACTGACCATTCAAGACTCTACCTCCGTGGTAACAGAGAATCTATGCATGCATATGATTGGCCAAACACAAAGAAAGGGGAAGACCAGGATGTGGAAACTACAACAGATCAAACTGAACCCAGAAACCAGGTTCATGGACTTGAGCAGTGTTCAGCTTTCTAGTGTATGGTGTGACTTTCCAGCTCATTTGCACCTCCTGGCTTCTGCTTGCTCAGATGCCTTCGTTAG gttttatatttttaatgaggAAAAAACAGAGTTGATACCATTTCTGGAATCCTCCCTTCATGAACACTGTGTGTTAAAGGTCTGTTGTCTAAAGAGACAGTGCGGGTCAGATTCTGTAATATACATTCTATCAGCAGCAACTGACGGATGTATAGCTTTCTGGAAAGTAAACAAAAAGGATATACATGAAACTGTTCAAAAATTCTCACAACCAAATCTTGATAATAGGATATTTGAAACATGCTCTTTTGTGAAATGTGACATACATGAATCTTCAGCAAATAATTTCAATCTCAGGGAAGACTTACTGGATAAGGAGTCTGTGTGGGGTGTATTGCCCTCAAATCATAAACAACATATACTTAAAAGTGACGATAGAAATGACTCGCAGTGCAGTGATGAAGGCCAAGTCAGCAATAAAGAACACGATAGTGGAATGTCCGTAACCAATATGGAGTCCAATTCATCAAAGGAGAACAGTATCCAAAGAACAAAGCATGTGTATTTCATGAAACATCATCAGTCTGGTGTGAATGGGTTCGATTATATACATCTACAAG ATGATGATTACCTGATAGCTAGCGGTGGAGATGACAATGCCCTCGTAGTTACATCAGTCAGGATCAACAGTGAAGGCGTAAAGGTCATCACAACAGGCTCGTGTTTATGTGCTCATTCAACAGAAATTACAG GTGTGAAGTTCTTGTCGCCCTCCAAACTGATTTCGGTATCCATCGACCAAAGACTGATACTGTGGAGCGTTAACATTACAGAGAGTCGCATACAG ctACAGCAGATGAGCTGTAAATTTGTGTGTGTTGCTGATATATCAAACATAGACTGTCAGAAATTAAACAA tGACCTATTTACAGTTGTTATATCTGGAGAGGGCTTAGCAACCTGTCAAATTCATG GAATTTAA